The Argopecten irradians isolate NY chromosome 4, Ai_NY, whole genome shotgun sequence genome has a window encoding:
- the LOC138322424 gene encoding uncharacterized protein has translation MTSGLVNKITAEIYNLRGNMNAKLVLFLGLACVLLASEVTAYYCHWCNEDLRICKRSCHNGRGRNSRNKHAKCQLPCYQEAVYCLNMCDTQFPFAMSQLDRDDRFGSTLQAKESKRVG, from the exons ATGACCAGCGGTTTGGTTAACAAG ATAACAGCCGAAATATACAACTTGCGGGGGAACATGAAT GCCAAATTGGTACTCTTCCTTGGCTTGGCCTGCGTGCTGCTGGCCTCTGAAGTGACTGCCTACTACTGCCATTGGTGTAATGAGGATTTGAGAATATGTAAGCGGTCCTGCCACAATGGACGAGGAAGAAACAGCAGGAATAAACATGCTAAATGTCAACTCCCCTGCTACCAGGAGGCAGTCTACTGTCTGAATATGTGTGATACACAGTTCCCCTTCGCCATGTCCCAACTGGATAGAGACGATAGGTTCGGCTCAACCCTTCAGGCCAAGGAAAGTAAACGCGTAGGATAA